DNA sequence from the Ramlibacter agri genome:
GCCTGGCCTGGGACGTGTCGCTGCAGGAAATGCTGCAGCAATTGCGCTTCGTCTTCATGCCGCTGGTCAACCCCGCCGGCATGGCGCGCGGCACGCGAGCCAATCCGCGCGGCGTGGACCTGATGCGCAATTCGCCGGTGGAGGCGCGCGACCCGGTGCCTTTGCTGGTGGGCGGCCAGCGCCTCAGCTCCGGCCTGCCCTGGTACCGCGGCGCCGCCGGCGCCGCCATGGAGCCCGAAAGCGCGGCGCTGTGCGCCTGGGTCGAGCGGGAACTGCACGGCCGCCCCTTCAGCCTGGCGCTGGATTGCCATTCGGGCTTCGGCATGCGCGACCGCATCTGGTTTCCCTTCGCGCACCGGCGCCTGCCCATAGCCGCGCTGGCGGAACTGCATGCGCTGCACGAGATCTTCGAAGGCAGCCACGCGCACCACAAGTACGTCTTCGAGCCGCAAAGCCGGCAGTACCTGGCCCACGGCGACCTGTGGGACCACCTGGTGCTGCGGGCGCCGGGGCAGGGCGTGTTCCTGCCGCTGACGCTGGAGATGGGATCCTGGCTGTGGGTGAAGAAGAACCCGCGCCAGCTGTTCTCGCGCCACGGCATCTTCAACCCGCTGATCGCGCACCGCGAGCAGCGGGTGCTGCGCAGCCACCTGCCGCTGCTGGATTTCGCGGCGCGCGCGGCGGCCGGCCACCGGCACTGGCTGCCGCAGGGAGCGGAGCGCGAGCTGCAGCAACGCCGGGGCCTGGCCCGCTGGTACGGACGATGAGCACCTGGGTGCTGCTGCGTGGGCTGGCGCGCGAGGCGCGCCACTGGGGCGGCTTTGCCCGCGACCTGCAGCAGCGGCTGCCGCCTGGCGACCAGGTACTGTGCGTGGACCTGCCAGGCACCGGCTCGCTGTGGCACGAGCCCAGCCCGGCCAGCGTGACCGGCCTGGTGCAAGCGGCGCGGCGCGAACTGGCCTTGCTGCGGTCGCGCGCGCCCTATGTGCTGGTCGCACTGTCGCTGGGCGGCATGGTGGCGCGGGAATGGGCCGGACGCGACCCGGATGTCGCGGCCTCCGTCCTGATCAACACCAGCCTGGGCGGCGTGGCGCCGTTCTGGCAACGCCTGCGTCCTTCCAGTTACCCGGCCTTGCTCGCGCTCGCGCGGCCGGGGCTGGCTTTGCTGCCGCGTGAGCAACGCATCCTCCGGTTGACCAGCAATGCTCCGGCCCAGGAGGAGGTCGCGCAGCAGTGGACGGCCATTGCCGCGACCGCGCCGGTCTCGCGCCTCAACGTGCTGCGGCAACTGCTCGCGGCGGCCCGCTACCGGCCCGACGGCCCCGCGCGCGCACCGACCCTGCTGCTGGCCTCGACGCGCGACCGCCTGGTCTCGGTCGAGTGTTCGCGCCGCCTCGCGCGGGCCTGGAACGTACCCCTGCGCGAACACCCGTCGGCCGGGCACGACTTGCCGCTGGACGACCCGCAATGGGTGGCCGACGCGATCATCCGCTGGCATCGGGGGCTTTTCCACGCCGTGTGACGGGCGCGTGACGAGGGTGTTGCCTCGTCATCGAACTGCCACGGAAACGCCATGTCTGCGTCATGGGCACTCCGCACACTCCGCCAAACCGCAGGAGTGCAGATGAACGAGCAGCCCGACACCAACATCATCCTGGCGCCGGCCGCGTTGCCCAAGGCCGCCCGCAGCGCATCGATGGGGGAGTCCAGCAACATCACCGTCACCTGGGCGCGGCACCAGGACGAAGTGCGCCAGGCCCAGCGCCTGCGCTACGAAGTGTTCGCCGGCGAAATGGGCGCCCGGCTCGACACGCGCCTCGAAGGCCATGATGCCGACCTGTTCGACGACTACTGCGAGCACCTGCTGGTGCGCGCGGCCGACACCGGCGACGTGATCGGCACCTACCGCGTACTGACGCCGGCGCAGGCGCGCCGCGTCGGCAGCTTCTACAGCGACACCGAGTTCGACCTGTGGCGCCTGCGCCGGCTGCGCGAACGGATGGTGGAACTGGGGCGCAGCTGCGTGCGCGCCGACCACCGCCAGGGCGGCGTGATCCTGGCGCTGTGGGGCGCGCTGGCCGAATTCATGCAGCGCAATGCGCTGGACACCATGATCGGCTGCGCCAGCATCCCGATGCTGCACAACGGCGTGGTCAGCGGCGACATCGCTGCCAGCATCTGGCGCCAGCTGAAGGCCACGCACCTGGCGCCGATCGAATACCACGTGACGCCGCGCCTGCCGCTGCCGGTCGATGCGCTGGACAGCGGACTGGACGTGGAACCACCGGCATTGATCAAGGGCTACCTGCGCCTGGGCGCGAAGGTGCTGGGGCCGCCGGCCTGGGACCCGGACTTCAACACCGCGGACCTGCCAATGATGATGCGGATCCACGACCTGCCGCCGCGCTACCGCAAGCATTTTCTCGGAGGGGCCTGAGCATGCGGACCGCGTTCGAAGCTTTCGGCACCCTGGTTCCGGGGTTCGATGTCCCCACCGATGAACGCGACGACGACGACGGCCCGGCACGCTCCCGCTACCGGGCCGTCTTCATTTCCGACCTGCACCTGGGCACGCCCGGTTGCCAGGCCGCGCCGCTGCTGGATTTCCTGAAGTCGCATCCCAGCGACTACCTGTACCTGGTGGGCGACATCATCGACGGCTGGCAGCTGCGCAAGCGCTGGTACTGGCCGCAGTTGCACAACGACGTGGTGCAGAAGCTGCTGCGCCGCGCCCGCAAGGGCTGCCGCGTGGTCTACGTGCCGGGCAACCACGACGAATTCGCACGCCAGTTCGTTGGCAACCATTTCGGCGGCATCGAGGTGCAGCAGGAAGCCGTGCACGTGACGGCCGCGGGCCAGCAGCTGTGGGTGATCCACGGCGACTACTTCGACGGCGTGGTGCAGTGCGCGAAGTGGCTGGCGCACGTCGGCGACTCGCTGTACGAGTTCACGCTGAAGCTCAATCGCCACCTGAACCGGCTGCGCGGCCGGCTGGGGCTGCCTTACTGGTCGCTCTCGGCCTACCTGAAGAACAAGGTGAAGAAGGCGCTGAACTACGTGACGGACTTCGAGCGGGCTGTCGCGCACGAGGCGCGCCGCCGCGGCCACCAGGGCGTGGTCTGCGGGCACATCCACCGCGCCGAGCTGCGCCACATCGACGGCGTGCTGTATTGCAACGACGGCGACTGGGTCGAAAGCCGCACGGCGCTGGTGGAGCACTACGACGGCCGGCTCGAACTGGTGGAGTGGCTGCCGGCCGCCCAGGACAACGGACACAAGACACTGACGGAGACTGCATGAAGATCGCGCTGGTCACGGATGCCTGGATGCCCCAGGTCAATGGAGTGGTCACCACGCTGGTGGAACTGGTGCGGCACCTGCGCGCCGGCGGCAACGAGGTGCTGGTGATCGAGCCGGGGCGGTTCGCCACCCGCCCATGCCCGGGCTATTCGGGCATCGACCTGGCCATTCGTCCCGCGCGGCGGCTCGCGGAGCAGCTGGAGGCTTTCGGCCCGGACGCGATCCACCTGGCGACCGAAGGTCCGCTCGGCTGGGCCGGGCGGCGCTTCTGCCTGAAGCGCGGGCTGGCGTTCACGACCGCCTTCCACACCAAGTTCCCCGAGATCGTCAACCACGCGATCAAGGTGCCGTTGGCGCTGGGCTATGCGGTGATGCGGCATTTCCACGCTCCGTCCTCGGGCGTCATGGTGCCGACGCCCAGCGTGCTGGAGATGCTGCAGAAGCGCGGCTTCCGCAACCTGCGGGCCTGGACCCACGGCGTCGACCTGGACCTGTTTCCCTTCCGGGCCATGCCCGGCACCTTCGCCGGCCTGGAAGAGGTGGCGCGGCCGCTGTCGCTGTTCGTCGGCCGCGTGTCGTACGAGAAGAACATCTCCGCCTTCCTGCAGACGCCCTTTCCGGGGACCAAGGTCGTGTGCGGCGTCGGCCCGGTCGAGGCGACGCTGAAGCAGAAGCATCCCGAAGTGCGCTGGGTCGGCATCCTGCCGCGCGACGAGCTGGCCAAGCTGTACGCGGCAGCCGACCTCTTCGTGTTCCCCAGCCTGGCGGACACCTTCGGCTTGGTCATGGTGGAGGCGATGGCCTGCGGCACGCCGGTGGCGGCTTATCCCGCCGACGGACCCCTGACCGTGCTGTCGCGTCCCGGACCCAGGGAAACGGGCAGCCTGGGCGGCGCGATGCATGAAGACCTGCAGAAGGCCTGCTTCGCCGCGCTGGAAGTCCCTCGTGCGGAAGCCCGCGAGAGGGCGATGGACTTCAGCTGGGCGCACGCGAGCACGCTGTTCGAGAATTTCCTGGTGCCAGCGCGCAAGCCGCTTTCCGGCTCGGCTGTCACGGTTATGTCATAAGGGAAGGTGATACTGTCACAAACAAGTCATCGAATCGACATATTCATGTGCGATGCCGCGCCGACGGTGGTGCCCTTTCTCGACCGTGACCACAGCATCCTCGCCTTCAACGAGCGGGTGCTCGATTGGGCCCAGCGCGGCAGCGTGCCGCTGCTGGAGCGGCTGCGCTTCCTCACCATCGTCTCCTCCAACCTCGACGAGTTCTTCGAGGTGCGCGCCGCGGACCACCTGAGCGCGGCGCAGGCCGGCGAACACAAGGGGCCGTACACGGTCGAAAGCTTCGAGGCGCTGGCCGGGGCCGCGCACCGGCTGGTCGAGAAGCAGTACGCGATCTTCAACGAGGAACTCGCGCCGGCCTTCAAGAAGCACGGCATCGAGATCGTCTCGCATGGCGACCGCAGCGCCGCGCAGAAAGCGTGGGTGCGGCAGTACTTCGAGAACGATGTGCGGCCGCTGCTGATCCCGGTGGGGCTGGATCCGGCGCATCCCTTCCCGCAGGTCGCCAACAAGTCGCTCAACTTCATCGTGCGGCTGGCGGGCAAGGACGCCTTCGGCCGCGAGAACGAGATCGCCATCGTCAAGGTGCCGCGCGTGTTGCCGCGGCTGATCCCGATGCCGGCCAAGGTGGCAGGCAAGAAGAAGCTGTTCGTCTCGCTGTCCAGCGTGATCCGCGCGCACCTGGACCTGCTGTTCCCCGGCCGCGAAGTGGGGCAGTTCTCGCAGTTCCGCGTCACCCGCCATTCGGACCTGGCGATCGAGGAAGAGGAAGTGCGCAACCTGCGCACCGCGCTGCGGCTGGGCCTGCAGCAGCGGCACTATGGCGCGGCGGTGCGGCTGGAGGTCTCGTCCGGCTGTTCGGAGTACCTGTCGTCCTTCCTGCTGAAGCAGTTCAACCTGCCGGAGGCGGCCTTGTACCGCATGCACGGGCCGGTGAACCTTGTGCGCTTCCAGCAGATGATCGACCTGGTCAACGCGCCCAAGCTGCTGTTCCCGCCCTACCGGCCGGGCTATCCGCGCCAGCTGGTGCCGGGCCGGCCGATCTTCGACCAGCTGAAAAAGCGCGACGTCATCATCCACCAGCCTTTCGAGAGCTTCGAGGGTGTGCTGGATTTCCTGCGCGAGGCGGTGCACGACCCGCAGGTGCTGGCGATCAAGCAGACCATCTACCGCACCGGCAACGACTCGGTGATGATGGAGCTGCTGCGCGAAGCCGTGGTGCAGGGCAAGGAAGTCACGCTGGTGGTGGAGCTGAAGGCGCGCTTCGACGAGGAAGCCAACATCAACTGGGCCGAGGCGCTGGAAGCCGTCGGCGCGCAGGTGGTGTATGGCGTCGTCGGCCTGAAGACCCACGCCAAGATGCTGCTGGTGACCCGGCGCGAGGGCCATTCGCTGGTGCGCTACGCCCATCTCTCCACCGGCAACTACAACCCGCGCACCGCGCGCCTGTACACCGACGTCAGCCACCTCACGGCCGACCCGCTGCTGACCGCCGACGTCGAACAGGTCTTCGTGCACCTGGCCAGCCAGAGCAAGCTGCCGCGGTTGAACCACGTGACGATCGCGCCCTTCCACCTGCAGCGCAAGCTGATCGAGCAGATCGACCTGGTCGGCGTCGCCGCGGCGAGCGGGCTGGACGCGCGCATCGTGCTGAAGATGAACGCGCTGACCGACGAACCGCTGATGCAGGCGCTGGTGCGCGCGGGCCAGCGCGGCGCGCGCATCGACCTGATCGTGCGCGGCGCCTGCATGCTGCCGGCGCGCGTGCCGGGGCTCACCGACAACATCCGCGTGCGCTCCATCATCGGCCGCTTCCTGGAACACTCCCGGGTGTTCTATTTCCGCGCCGGCAACGAGGAGCAGCTGTTCCTCTCCAGCGCCGACTGGATGAACCGCAACATGCTGCGCCGGATCGAACTGGCGTGGCCGGTGAAGGACGCGGAACTGCGCCAGCGCATCATCGACGAATGCCTGGTCGCGTACCTGCACGACGCCAAGGATTCCTGGGACCTGCAGCCCGATGGCAGCTACAAGCGGCCGAAGAGCGCGGAGGACCCCAAGGCCAAGGGCGCGCAAGCCGCATTGATGGAACGCCATGCCGCCCCGCCGGGCAGCGAGGAGGTGCGATCATGGACCTGATCCTGTGGCGCCACGCCGAAGCCGAGGACGAGCACGAAGGCGTGGTGGACATGGACAGGGCGCTCACCAGCCGCGGCGAGAAGCAGGCAGCGCGGGTGGCGGCCTGGCTGGACCGCAACCTGCCGGAAGGCACGCGCATCCTGTGCAGCCCCGCGCTGCGCTGCGAGCAGACGGTGCTGCCGCTGGCGCGCAAGTACAAGCTGCGTGGCGAGTTGGCGCCGGGCGCCACGCCGGCGGCGGTGCTGGCGGCGGCGCAATGGCCGGACGCCAAGCACCCGGTGCTGGTGGTGGGTCACCAGCCGGTGCTGGGCGAGACCCTGGCGCAGCTGCTGCGCATCGAAGGCGGCAGCCTGCCGGTGCGCAAGTGCGGCGTGTGGTGGCTGCGCGCGCGCGAGCGTGACGGCGACGGCCAGACCGTGGTCTGGGCCGTGCAGTCGCCCGATACCGTTTAGACCTTGGCGGGACGGCCGGTCTTCACGGCCGGCACGGCGGCGACACTGGCGACGAAAGCAGCATCTGCCATCGCGGCCAGGGCCTGCACGCCGGCGCGCAGCAGTTCGCTCTTCTTGGCCGGGCGGCCGAGGCGGGCGGCGCGGTCCTTCAGGTCCTGCAGCACGGTGTATTCGGCCTTGGGGATGGTGAAGCTGTCACGCACCATCTTCGGCTTGCGTGCCTTGTCGGCCTTCGCATCGGCCTTGGCGGCGCTGTCGGCGGCCGCCGGCTTGGCTGCCTTCGCGACCGGAGCCTTCACCTTGGCAGGCTTGGAGGCCTTCGGGGCCTTGGCCGTCCTGGCGGCCTTCGCCTGCGGTGCGGCGGGCTTCGCAGCGCTCGCGGTCTTCACGGCCGGCGCCTTGGCGGCTTTCTTGGTCGGGGTGCGGGTTGCCATGCTGGGGACTCCTCAGTCTGAAACGGTATAAACAGTATATACAGTTTCCAGGCCGTGGCTCAGCAGGCGATCGCCAGCGTCCAGGGCGTCTTCTGCCAGGCCACGGCTTCCTCGCGCAGCAGGTGCGCCGACTGCGGAAAGGCCGAGACCCAGTCGGTCCGCGCCTGCAGGGTGACCAGCTGTCCCTGCGCCTTCAGCTTCAGGCCTTGCAGCTCGGGGTCGCGCCGCGCGTGGCACAGGATCACCGCCAGCCGCAGGCAAAGCAGCTGGTGCACGAACAGCGTGTCGCTGAAATCGATGTCCAGCTTGCGCAGCTTGCCGCGATGCCCCAGCACCAGCAGGCTCAGTCGGTGCAGTTCCGGCTGCGCGAAACCCGGCGCGTCGGCGTTGTCCAGGACGTAGGCGCCGTGCTTGTGGTAATCGCTGTGCGAAATGAGGCTGCCGATCTCGTGCAGTTGCGCGGCCCACGCCAGCTCGCGCTCGTGGCGCTGCAGGTCGCGCGCCGGTTCGCCCGCGCGCAATTGCCGCAGCAGCTGGCCGGCGACGCGGCC
Encoded proteins:
- a CDS encoding M14 family zinc carboxypeptidase, with translation MPQADLPELQELERVIALGGARLQCTVACEVEHLEGRLPVYAITLGNPDPSLPAVGYFGGVHGLERIGSRVVTAYLHSLVTRLAWDVSLQEMLQQLRFVFMPLVNPAGMARGTRANPRGVDLMRNSPVEARDPVPLLVGGQRLSSGLPWYRGAAGAAMEPESAALCAWVERELHGRPFSLALDCHSGFGMRDRIWFPFAHRRLPIAALAELHALHEIFEGSHAHHKYVFEPQSRQYLAHGDLWDHLVLRAPGQGVFLPLTLEMGSWLWVKKNPRQLFSRHGIFNPLIAHREQRVLRSHLPLLDFAARAAAGHRHWLPQGAERELQQRRGLARWYGR
- a CDS encoding alpha/beta fold hydrolase gives rise to the protein MSTWVLLRGLAREARHWGGFARDLQQRLPPGDQVLCVDLPGTGSLWHEPSPASVTGLVQAARRELALLRSRAPYVLVALSLGGMVAREWAGRDPDVAASVLINTSLGGVAPFWQRLRPSSYPALLALARPGLALLPREQRILRLTSNAPAQEEVAQQWTAIAATAPVSRLNVLRQLLAAARYRPDGPARAPTLLLASTRDRLVSVECSRRLARAWNVPLREHPSAGHDLPLDDPQWVADAIIRWHRGLFHAV
- a CDS encoding GNAT family N-acetyltransferase; translation: MNEQPDTNIILAPAALPKAARSASMGESSNITVTWARHQDEVRQAQRLRYEVFAGEMGARLDTRLEGHDADLFDDYCEHLLVRAADTGDVIGTYRVLTPAQARRVGSFYSDTEFDLWRLRRLRERMVELGRSCVRADHRQGGVILALWGALAEFMQRNALDTMIGCASIPMLHNGVVSGDIAASIWRQLKATHLAPIEYHVTPRLPLPVDALDSGLDVEPPALIKGYLRLGAKVLGPPAWDPDFNTADLPMMMRIHDLPPRYRKHFLGGA
- a CDS encoding UDP-2,3-diacylglucosamine diphosphatase — its product is MRTAFEAFGTLVPGFDVPTDERDDDDGPARSRYRAVFISDLHLGTPGCQAAPLLDFLKSHPSDYLYLVGDIIDGWQLRKRWYWPQLHNDVVQKLLRRARKGCRVVYVPGNHDEFARQFVGNHFGGIEVQQEAVHVTAAGQQLWVIHGDYFDGVVQCAKWLAHVGDSLYEFTLKLNRHLNRLRGRLGLPYWSLSAYLKNKVKKALNYVTDFERAVAHEARRRGHQGVVCGHIHRAELRHIDGVLYCNDGDWVESRTALVEHYDGRLELVEWLPAAQDNGHKTLTETA
- a CDS encoding glycosyltransferase family 4 protein translates to MKIALVTDAWMPQVNGVVTTLVELVRHLRAGGNEVLVIEPGRFATRPCPGYSGIDLAIRPARRLAEQLEAFGPDAIHLATEGPLGWAGRRFCLKRGLAFTTAFHTKFPEIVNHAIKVPLALGYAVMRHFHAPSSGVMVPTPSVLEMLQKRGFRNLRAWTHGVDLDLFPFRAMPGTFAGLEEVARPLSLFVGRVSYEKNISAFLQTPFPGTKVVCGVGPVEATLKQKHPEVRWVGILPRDELAKLYAAADLFVFPSLADTFGLVMVEAMACGTPVAAYPADGPLTVLSRPGPRETGSLGGAMHEDLQKACFAALEVPRAEARERAMDFSWAHASTLFENFLVPARKPLSGSAVTVMS
- the ppk1 gene encoding polyphosphate kinase 1: MCDAAPTVVPFLDRDHSILAFNERVLDWAQRGSVPLLERLRFLTIVSSNLDEFFEVRAADHLSAAQAGEHKGPYTVESFEALAGAAHRLVEKQYAIFNEELAPAFKKHGIEIVSHGDRSAAQKAWVRQYFENDVRPLLIPVGLDPAHPFPQVANKSLNFIVRLAGKDAFGRENEIAIVKVPRVLPRLIPMPAKVAGKKKLFVSLSSVIRAHLDLLFPGREVGQFSQFRVTRHSDLAIEEEEVRNLRTALRLGLQQRHYGAAVRLEVSSGCSEYLSSFLLKQFNLPEAALYRMHGPVNLVRFQQMIDLVNAPKLLFPPYRPGYPRQLVPGRPIFDQLKKRDVIIHQPFESFEGVLDFLREAVHDPQVLAIKQTIYRTGNDSVMMELLREAVVQGKEVTLVVELKARFDEEANINWAEALEAVGAQVVYGVVGLKTHAKMLLVTRREGHSLVRYAHLSTGNYNPRTARLYTDVSHLTADPLLTADVEQVFVHLASQSKLPRLNHVTIAPFHLQRKLIEQIDLVGVAAASGLDARIVLKMNALTDEPLMQALVRAGQRGARIDLIVRGACMLPARVPGLTDNIRVRSIIGRFLEHSRVFYFRAGNEEQLFLSSADWMNRNMLRRIELAWPVKDAELRQRIIDECLVAYLHDAKDSWDLQPDGSYKRPKSAEDPKAKGAQAALMERHAAPPGSEEVRSWT
- a CDS encoding SixA phosphatase family protein; amino-acid sequence: MDLILWRHAEAEDEHEGVVDMDRALTSRGEKQAARVAAWLDRNLPEGTRILCSPALRCEQTVLPLARKYKLRGELAPGATPAAVLAAAQWPDAKHPVLVVGHQPVLGETLAQLLRIEGGSLPVRKCGVWWLRARERDGDGQTVVWAVQSPDTV